Proteins encoded by one window of Ignavibacteriota bacterium:
- a CDS encoding Gfo/Idh/MocA family oxidoreductase, whose amino-acid sequence MKKLNRRDFIKNSSLISIGLFSAPTILSPSVLKSKYTPNNKINIGVIGCGRIARDHDIPLTLKNDSARIVAVCDLDKKRLREGKDYVLKLYKEKTGKDNFVDVKMFDDFRDLCADKDIDAVIVSTPDHWHSIPAIAAANSGKDIYLQKPASLTIQEGRALSDIINRTGRILQIGSQQRSLDPWPQFHKACELVRNGRIGEIHTINIGLPGDPAGPEEPEMQIPSNLNYDMWLGSTPYVYYTENRVHPQKDFSRPGWLRCEQFGAGMITGWGAHHVDTAHWGMGTEYTGPIEIEATAEFPKSGLWNVHGDFNVKAKYENGVTMFINGTNPNGVKFEGSEGWIFVSRGAVQVTSTDPGNPDITLQAIEASDPKILDSVIGEDEIHLYKSSEQHLNWLDCIRTRQQPIAPAEIGHRSCSACLVSHIGMKLQRKLYWDPIKERFKNDDEANSMISRTMRMPWRNFIQ is encoded by the coding sequence ATGAAAAAGTTAAATCGAAGAGATTTTATAAAAAACAGCAGTTTAATTTCTATTGGATTATTTTCCGCACCAACAATTCTTTCTCCATCAGTTCTAAAATCAAAATATACACCCAACAATAAGATAAATATAGGTGTTATTGGCTGCGGTAGAATTGCGCGCGATCATGATATTCCATTAACTCTCAAAAACGATTCAGCTAGAATTGTTGCCGTTTGTGATTTAGATAAAAAACGACTGAGAGAAGGGAAAGATTATGTGCTGAAATTGTATAAAGAAAAAACCGGAAAAGATAATTTTGTTGATGTAAAAATGTTTGATGACTTTCGTGATTTATGCGCGGATAAAGATATTGATGCAGTAATTGTAAGTACGCCCGATCATTGGCATTCTATTCCGGCAATCGCGGCAGCAAATTCCGGTAAAGATATTTACCTGCAAAAACCCGCTTCACTAACTATACAGGAAGGACGCGCGTTAAGCGATATAATAAATCGCACCGGAAGAATTTTACAAATTGGAAGCCAGCAAAGATCTTTAGATCCTTGGCCTCAGTTTCATAAAGCCTGCGAACTTGTACGAAACGGAAGAATTGGTGAAATTCATACAATAAATATTGGTTTACCGGGAGATCCGGCGGGACCGGAAGAACCGGAAATGCAAATACCTTCTAATTTAAATTATGATATGTGGCTTGGTTCTACTCCTTATGTCTATTACACTGAAAATAGAGTACATCCTCAAAAAGATTTTTCTAGACCCGGCTGGCTTAGATGTGAACAGTTTGGAGCAGGAATGATTACTGGCTGGGGTGCTCATCATGTTGATACCGCTCATTGGGGAATGGGAACTGAATATACCGGACCTATAGAAATTGAAGCAACTGCGGAATTTCCCAAAAGCGGATTATGGAATGTTCACGGTGATTTTAACGTAAAAGCAAAATATGAAAATGGCGTAACGATGTTTATTAACGGGACGAATCCTAATGGTGTAAAATTTGAAGGAAGTGAAGGCTGGATTTTTGTTTCAAGAGGAGCTGTGCAAGTTACGTCTACAGATCCAGGTAATCCTGATATAACACTTCAAGCCATAGAAGCGAGTGATCCCAAAATTCTTGATTCAGTTATTGGTGAAGATGAAATTCATTTATATAAAAGCAGCGAACAGCATTTAAATTGGTTGGATTGCATTAGAACTCGGCAACAGCCGATTGCACCCGCGGAAATTGGTCATCGTTCATGTTCAGCTTGCTTGGTTAGTCACATAGGCATGAAACTGCAAAGAAAATTATATTGGGATCCAATTAAAGAAAGATTCAAAAATGATGATGAAGCTAACTCAATGATATCAAGAACAATGAGGATGCCGTGGCGAAATTTCATTCAATAA
- a CDS encoding PmoA family protein, which translates to MIIVRINDVTFTCYRFGDGQKYPYFYPVNGPSSGLSVTTESSLPYPHHRSLWFGCDQVNGGNYWQEGNERGQIISQGANIILNDSNKIQIKDECFWKQPGREPIIKDERNIYISAPNDSIRIIDFNIKLTALTELTILKTNHSLFAARMDSRLSVKEGGTLINSDGGFGEKNTAGIQSAWCDYFGDRFGIVEGLAIFDSPKNTWYPSKWFTRDYGFFSPTNLNWVNEPISIENGTTVGFQYRVIVHSGNTNHAKIKQLFSDWISN; encoded by the coding sequence ATGATCATTGTAAGAATTAATGATGTTACATTTACGTGTTATAGATTCGGCGATGGACAAAAATATCCTTACTTTTATCCGGTTAACGGACCGTCTTCAGGTTTATCTGTTACAACCGAATCCAGCCTTCCTTATCCGCATCACAGATCATTATGGTTTGGATGCGATCAAGTTAATGGCGGAAATTATTGGCAGGAAGGAAATGAAAGAGGACAAATAATTTCACAAGGCGCAAATATCATACTTAATGATTCAAATAAAATTCAAATTAAGGACGAATGTTTTTGGAAACAGCCTGGACGAGAACCTATTATTAAAGATGAAAGAAATATTTACATTTCGGCTCCAAATGATTCAATACGTATTATAGATTTTAATATAAAATTAACCGCGCTTACCGAATTGACAATTTTAAAAACAAATCATTCTCTATTTGCAGCAAGAATGGATTCAAGGCTTTCCGTAAAGGAAGGCGGAACATTGATAAATTCAGACGGCGGTTTTGGTGAAAAAAATACGGCCGGAATTCAGTCGGCTTGGTGCGATTATTTCGGCGATAGATTCGGGATTGTTGAAGGTCTTGCAATATTTGATTCACCCAAAAATACTTGGTATCCCAGTAAATGGTTTACAAGAGATTACGGTTTTTTTTCACCAACAAATTTAAATTGGGTCAATGAACCGATCAGTATTGAAAATGGAACAACTGTAGGTTTTCAATATAGGGTTATTGTTCATTCAGGAAATACAAATCACGCGAAGATCAAACAATTATTTTCCGATTGGATTAGCAATTGA
- a CDS encoding Gfo/Idh/MocA family oxidoreductase, whose product MKFFDRLILINVILIIFSNSAISQSNKMQIKLITLDPGHFHAALVQKNNYAQISPEVFIYAPEGDDVNEHINRINNYNNRTENPTNWKLNIYTGNDYLRKMIDDKAGNVVVISGNNQKKMDYINNSISAGFNVLADKPMCISSKDFEQLVITFKTAEKNNVLLYDIMTERSEITTILQKELINDQELFGKFAEGSVDNPVVVKSSIHHFFKYVSGNPLKRPAWFFDASQQGDGLIDVTTHLVDLVQWELFPEQIINYKNEIEIIAAKHWPTKLTLSQFSNITELSSYPEFLNKFVNDTILNVFSNGEINYKIKNVFAKVIVEWKYKAPEGGGDTHYSIVRGTKANVIIEQGKEQNFIPELYIEKTAKISDNEFEKMVRSTIEKLNTKYSGISLEKSNDKWHINIPNKFRVGHEAHFAQVMERYLDYLNDGKLPVWEVPNMISKYYTTTKALELAE is encoded by the coding sequence ATGAAATTCTTTGATAGATTAATATTAATAAATGTAATTCTAATTATTTTCTCAAATTCCGCTATAAGTCAGAGTAATAAAATGCAAATCAAACTAATTACATTGGATCCGGGACATTTTCATGCGGCGCTGGTGCAAAAAAATAATTACGCACAAATATCACCCGAAGTTTTTATTTATGCGCCCGAAGGAGATGATGTAAATGAGCATATTAATAGAATTAACAATTATAACAACAGAACTGAAAATCCAACCAACTGGAAATTGAATATTTACACCGGGAATGATTATTTAAGAAAAATGATTGATGATAAAGCGGGAAATGTAGTTGTAATTTCAGGCAACAATCAAAAAAAAATGGATTATATAAACAATTCAATTTCAGCGGGATTTAACGTACTTGCGGATAAACCAATGTGCATCAGCTCCAAAGATTTTGAGCAATTGGTCATAACATTTAAAACTGCCGAAAAAAATAATGTTTTGCTCTATGATATAATGACCGAAAGAAGTGAAATTACAACCATATTACAAAAAGAATTAATTAACGATCAAGAGTTGTTCGGTAAATTTGCTGAAGGCAGTGTTGATAATCCTGTTGTGGTAAAATCAAGTATACATCATTTCTTTAAGTATGTTTCTGGAAATCCTTTGAAAAGACCGGCTTGGTTTTTCGACGCATCGCAGCAAGGCGATGGATTGATAGATGTAACGACTCATTTAGTTGATCTCGTTCAATGGGAATTGTTCCCGGAACAAATTATTAATTATAAAAATGAAATTGAAATTATTGCCGCTAAACATTGGCCGACAAAGTTAACGTTAAGTCAGTTTTCCAATATTACTGAATTAAGTTCTTATCCTGAATTTCTTAACAAATTTGTTAATGATACTATTTTGAATGTTTTCAGCAACGGTGAAATAAATTATAAAATCAAAAATGTTTTCGCAAAAGTCATTGTTGAATGGAAATATAAAGCTCCGGAAGGAGGAGGCGACACTCATTATTCAATCGTTCGTGGAACTAAGGCAAATGTGATAATTGAACAAGGCAAAGAACAAAATTTTATACCTGAACTTTATATTGAAAAAACCGCAAAAATTTCTGATAACGAATTTGAAAAAATGGTCAGATCGACGATCGAAAAATTAAATACAAAATATTCGGGAATTTCATTAGAAAAATCAAATGATAAATGGCATATAAATATTCCAAATAAATTTAGAGTTGGACACGAAGCACATTTTGCGCAGGTAATGGAAAGATATTTAGATTATCTAAATGATGGAAAATTACCCGTTTGGGAAGTTCCGAATATGATTTCTAAATATTATACAACAACGAAAGCTCTTGAATTGGCAGAATAA